Proteins from a genomic interval of Paenibacillus lentus:
- the asd gene encoding archaetidylserine decarboxylase (Phosphatidylserine decarboxylase is synthesized as a single chain precursor. Generation of the pyruvoyl active site from a Ser is coupled to cleavage of a Gly-Ser bond between the larger (beta) and smaller (alpha chains). It is an integral membrane protein.) yields the protein MTAKWMKWMTELTSRKWISRLMGRFSHSGVSRLLIPTFAKSYGIPLDEAEKDIKEYRTLNEFFTRKLKPNMRPIHPLPEGLISPVDALITAMGDIQSGTILNVKGQDYSLQELLNYSPRTETYNHGYFFVLYLSPTDYHRIHAPVTGRKLESEHIRGKVYPVNDFGMRHMRTVLSRNERLITYISHSLGEVAVVKVGAMNVSSIKYTDAEATQWNRGDDLAYFEFGSTVVLLIENGTFEPLPELDVGSKVKMGEPLGRFCPAKKTKRGIQPPLE from the coding sequence TTGACCGCAAAATGGATGAAATGGATGACAGAGCTTACATCCCGAAAATGGATTTCCCGGCTCATGGGTCGGTTTTCTCATTCAGGAGTAAGCCGGCTCCTAATACCTACCTTCGCTAAGTCTTACGGGATTCCGCTGGATGAGGCCGAGAAGGACATTAAAGAATACAGGACGCTGAACGAATTTTTCACCCGCAAGCTAAAACCAAATATGCGTCCGATCCATCCCCTTCCGGAAGGATTAATCAGTCCTGTCGATGCATTAATTACGGCAATGGGAGACATTCAATCGGGAACGATCCTTAATGTGAAAGGCCAGGATTACTCATTGCAAGAGCTGCTCAATTACTCTCCTCGCACTGAAACATATAATCATGGTTATTTCTTCGTACTATATCTTAGCCCGACCGACTATCACCGCATTCACGCCCCCGTAACGGGACGCAAGCTGGAGAGCGAGCATATCCGGGGTAAAGTCTACCCCGTGAATGACTTTGGAATGAGACATATGCGAACGGTACTCAGCCGAAACGAGCGGCTCATCACTTATATTTCGCATAGCCTCGGTGAAGTTGCGGTTGTTAAAGTGGGCGCTATGAATGTAAGCAGCATTAAATATACAGATGCTGAAGCTACACAATGGAATCGTGGGGATGACTTAGCTTATTTCGAATTTGGCTCGACCGTCGTCCTGCTCATCGAAAACGGCACCTTTGAGCCGCTTCCTGAGCTTGATGTCGGCAGTAAAGTTAAAATGGGCGAGCCACTGGGAAGATTTTGCCCTGCAAAAAAAACTAAACGTGGCATCCAGCCTCCACTTGAATAA